The sequence atgagttaaattttagttatttcagtttttatttgtttaaataagttGTCAACCCTATTAGGTATTAATCAGTACGTATACAACGTGTGCTTGTGTGAGTCTGGAAACGGGGTTAGTCGTGTTCCCCCACCGTCGCTTTCACTTGCATCCTGTTCACGCGCACACTTACAATATTTTGGGTTAGATTCGTTCTACTTATAGCTGTATATACGGTACGCCATTTTCGGGAAAGTCAAGAAAACTCAtctattttgtttcaaaatcaGTCGTTACAAgtcgtttaaatttagaacttttaaaagtgtatgtatattattttttttcttaataacagTTCTTTGTAATGAAATGTCTTTATTTCTTTGACATATTCCGTACTAAAGactttttagaataatataaataatttcttaaccTCCCTTTGGAAACAGTTTTTTAGAAGAATTACTTCGCgtgttttagtataatttataatcaatgtACAACTAAACGCCTAATATTATTCCAAGGCTATTTGTACTGAAGTGCACGCTGAGTCGAAGTTATGAAAAATTGCCTTCAAATCTAACCTTATTACTTTGAAGCTAGGAAATGACTGAACAAGTGatgaaaacaatgaaatatctattgtagtgataaaaatttatactaatttatcgCTAAGATATAGTATATTGTTATTAACTTATCAAAACAGGTTAtttcattatcaaaataaagatttaattttatttagaactgATACATACTTTTCAATACTTTAAATGAACTAAACTATGACGACTTTATCAATGTTCTATCTTCTTCTtccaaatgtcaaatcaatgatggcGAAAAGAGATAACTAGTGATTTCTAAACAGTCTTTGTAAGTACGgccgtaaatatttaaaatactaataatctaaatttaattgaaaataaattaataaattatatttaactgtaACTGATATTAAGTGCAAGattaaaatagaacaaaaaggttttattgtaaaataataaactcttaACATAATCTGCATGTAATATTTGAAccaaaccttatttaaatagtaCACAGGTTCGATTATAGGTTCTATGAAAAGTTTTCCATtcgaaacaaaagaaaaacgttTATAAAGATTTACATCACAATTGTTAAATAACTATGCCACATGCGAACAAGGTCATCTCAAAACAAACTCTAATATCCGTAAAtttacagtaatttattttcataaaactatatttagtgTGTTGtattaaaacgaaatacaaaatattaaaagtcgATTTCATACGTTTTGTTAATGAACAAACTATTTTAGTCgggctaaaatatttaatagaatcacatattttattcaaataatatattaattaggtattttatataatcttggaCTTTGCCAAGTTTTATAATGACACATCCGATTTGAAAAACAAATGGTTTTGCACTCATTTTGTaactttaagtttattattaatagtcaaattTATAGACTTTCGCTTCAATCTAGatagataacataaaatatatgttaatattttcatcCATTCATGTGAAACAAACAACCTTGGTGTATCATAAAAAGCGTTATAAATGCGTGCGCGTGACAATATTgtcaaaaatgttacttttgtctaattttatattatttgtataaatatatatgagcgataaatatatattaaagtttatatttatagaattaaaggTAACGAACAAAAAACGGTAGGTATACTAAATTGGCCTTCAATGTTTCGCTCGCATCAAACTTATAAACGTGTAAAAATATCCCAAAAGCGCGGCGCTGAGACCTACTAACGCTTATCTATCGTTAGTAGGTCTCGAAATGAGGCCAATGTCGGTGTTGCAACTGCGCCCGCGTCGACCAATGTCGTTCGTCCATTTCCTCGTTACGTCATCAAAGACGGGTGGGCGCATGCGTTGCAACACTATGGGCGGATGATGCATTCCGCTTATCGCATGGGTTATATGTcacatactttatttttattaggtacctatacttttttaaagatctcattttaatgataaatcgTGGTCTCTATGAATGGTTGGAAGTAATGACATATCTATTTCATATTCGGTGTTGAATAGGGTCTAGATTGGCTCGAAGGAGgtggatttgatttgattaattaatatcaaacaaaatcgtgaatataataatataattaaaatttatttgaaaagtccttgaaagaataaatttaatgaattcatttttgatattatgaGTCGTAAAACTAAAGGTTCTGGGCCTAGGTCAAGTGAGctacaaattgataaaaaaaaaaaatatatcttgaaaaACGACCTTTAGCACAGCGTATAAAAATGCTAATATACTTAATAgctgtttgaatttaagtaatatttatgaatgcCATTCTCTACAAACAATTAATTGCCGAAGACCTCAATAAAGCTATTGTATAatgtcttatataataattattatctttataaaaataatcttttgtagcgacatatacatatacatacataagtatcCCGTATTGACGTGAAAGCCCGTTTTTTTGTTGCAAATTTAATGGACACTGTCGTATTGTTACTGCTCCATTCGTCAGGCTCGTagcgtaaaattatatatgtatattaaaattgattatacttacatataaaatatgtccCCAATACACGGTAGCtcatacaaaacaaacaaactatgGAATGTCGATACATTCCATACTTTAAACGCtccatttttattgatatatatatataaaaagataaacgCAATACatactgtatttttttctaataaaacatcCTCTTCACAAGAAATAtagatcaaaaataatttaatataatcctaTTTCTACAGATAATGTTGCTTTTCGAAGACTAAAATAGTGCGATCGTTTATATTCAACGATTGTCTTTTTCctgaagatatattatataataaacgcgTGACACACGTCAAGGCCAAACATTAAAACGCGTGATCAATGTGAAGGTTGAGAAAATACTGAAATCGTTTaggttttttcaaataaatttcataatatatatttttttaaacgtatattttagttttaaatgaaattgtgaTATAACAACCCTAGTCCAAGAACGCCTTATGCATTCGTACGACAGATTATATAACACGTGACAGAAACACGtgaagcatttataatattaggcgctcaatgacatttttttttttaatttggtacaatgtattattactttacaatgaatacgaattatttataaagtcaaTTAATGCctataattttgttgaaattatataaaactataatatataataatagtataaataataataggatCATGTggtttatatcttaataataatgggTTAATGCTACTATAATTGCTACAACTTGTTTATGGACCTAGTGGCCTACATAGtgtacctaaatatttttagttatagttTAGTCGTTGAAGTTGATACGATTTTTTTGGTAAGAATTTTCGCCTCagcattaaacttttatttgtgGACAAGCAGTTTCGATAGTTcactgatataattaaataaatatttattaataatatcaaatatagaaCAAGTAAAAAAATGAAGTGAGTTaaactacttttaaaattaaaacgaaaaaggATGTAAGGTTTGTTggagttttattttagtaacgataataattattgctattaatataaaatttaaaataacaattgtttttttttggaagaATTTAGTGCAATATAATCCAATATTTTTTCGGTTGCGTCGCAAAACCGGAAAAAACTAGTTCTGCATGAAAACTTTCACATGTTtactaaaactaatatatatatatatatatatatatatatatatataagttgttatgcgtattttttttattaaaacaaaaactattaagGAAGTTACGAGGTAAGGCCAATGCCAAGGTTCgtatttatgtgtttttgttGCATACTaatgattaaacaaattaattttaatttagtaatttccatgaatttatcaaaataaacccataaaatataccaatttaTATGCAATAACAAATATGGtttgtgttagattttttttttatggcattggttggcgggcgagcatatgggccacctgatggtaagtggtcaccattgcccatagacaaaggcgctgtaagaaatattaaccattccttatatcacctatgcgccaccaaccttgggaactaagatgttatgtcccttgtgcctgtgattacactggctcactcacctttctaaccggaacacaacaatacagagtactgttatttggcggttgaatatctgatgagtgggtggtatctacccagacgggcttgcacaaagccctaccaccaagtaaaaattttattttatgaggtAGTAATTTCGATCCGCGGTTTTGCTTTCGTGTGATGTAGGGTACACTATGTCCTTCTCTATGGCCTCGACAACGTTATTAGTTACGACAAAACAAATTCACTTAATAATGAACTTACTGCTGGTGagatagttaaaatatatatttaaaataaacaatttttgttgtatttattttagaatgtagatacaattaaatatgccTTACCTTTTATTCATATTCGCCCATGAGTTGAAAAACTCCTGAttgtaaactaagatgttatgtcctttgtgtcaAGAACCGTTTTAGGTCATATTTCAATATGTCATTAGACAAAGTCTTTTAGCCCCCCCCCCACCGCCCTATAAATCGAGGGGCCTCAGAAGTGCGCTGCACGgccaacattaataaatatattgcagtATAAGTCTTTCGGGTGAACCTTGACAATGAGCACGTGTCTCATTTGGCCCTTATGGTAAAGACGGCAatatttgtgcctgtagtttcactggctcattcatccttcaaactagaacacaacaatacaaacgTATTGCTGTCTGATGAGTAAGATGTTTCTACCCAGACCCCGACGAACGCTATGTTACATAAACTTCTCGGAGCaacaaaaaacatcaaaatccaAACTGTAATTATTACAGGTATTAAACAATTCGTCTTTTAACAAAACTCGTATCGGTAAGTGTCATAAGTGCGGTGTATTATGTAACACGCTTCACcacataatgtataattaaacataaggttactgaatatttcataaatatcttACATTAATAGTATGGTCACACCAACCTTGcttttattacaacaattaagattgtttatattaaattaatataacattttaatttttaattttgaattatataatatattttattcacattattttatttcaaacactagaattgtttttattttggttcCGTATGTATGTACGTGTATGTGATTGTGTACAAAACTGGCTGACCCAATTTCGTTGGggtaaaattcatttaatatgaCCTCTTCTATTTTACACTTAAAGTTAAacatagttaaaaaaatcttttttagcgatttttttttttttataaattaattatgttccaAATGTCATCTTACAAAACTAAGACTCGGTGCGTTGAAAGTCAGTCAAGACGAAcacttttttaagtatatattaaatggtcgttataaatttatttcaaataatcccAATACGAATATAGTGCAAGAatcgttaaataaattgaataagaaTAAACGAGGAAGTATCGTTTATCTGTAGGCTGAGTTCGTAGGATCGGAACTTTTTAACTATAATCTTGTTAGGCTGACTACAAACGCAGCGTTTAATATAAGGGTTTAATAATCGCGTAGTCGAGTAgcgtttttaatttctaattcaAAATTGTAGGATATGAATTATATTCCCTTTCTGGTTATTTTCGTTCTAGAAAATGTATTTAGGCCGCTTGGATTAAAAGGCGGCGTTTGTGGCTTAGGACTCTCCTCCATAGTGGGATGCAATGGGAACGCTTAAGCAAGCTATCGTGAAAccatgtaatgtatgtatgttcttTCCCAGGTATCTTTATATCACTTTATTTGTTACTCTTCTGCATGTAACGGTgtaacctttttaataaataaaattaaataggacCGTCGTATTTTAAGGatacgaatttaattttgacaatcaataagtaagtataatgcttcaaGGTAtactgaataaaggaatttgataaAAAGGGACCCAAGAACTTAAGTGgctaaaattttatctttgCCCTAAAACTAagaattaattagtaattataattaacttataaatgAAGTATATTGAACTCTAATGCTTTATATTGCACctcttttaattcaattaaataacgaACGTACTACTGTTCACAAATGTTGCTATCGTTAGTCAATCTATTATCATTAATCGTACAGATAATACAATTCTCAGACTATAGACTGGTCTACAGCGTTTGAACCGAAAGCGGCTCTCGTGTAAGTAGCCTTAACTGCGTGTGACTGTACGTCCAAGGTTAGCCGTATTTTGTTCCGCGCTATTCGCTCTGACGTAACGAGCCAGATGTAGGCACTCTGTTATCACCGGCGCATAGATACCGCAGTTACCATGTTTCAGACACTAATTGCGTTGCTGATAAAACCTTCAAGGGTTACGTCctgaagtatatttaaatcatgGCAGTGTCTTCGAATTCGTACTGAAAActgtagatttaattttaaatgaaactgagtaataataattgtaactacTGACTCTGTTTATCACAAGTCAGTTTGTCTCAGTAGAAACTGTGTTCCAAATCGGTGCTAGTTATATTCAATGTAATCTTCtataatgacgatttaaaagtgcttgttagAACCTTGAATAAAGTACCTGTACTTCGATGTGATTggaacatattttttcataaatagttAATTGAAGTTCCTAATTGGCCAGTGATGTTTCGCTGACGTTTTTATATTCGTTGTAATTGTaagattattaatgaattactagtgggtctcccgcgaaacatCGCGTTTAttcgaaagatttttttttgggaaTTTCGAAACATATGgcagattttgttttgattgcaTTAAATTGTAAAccgcaagtcactcatctacatttggagCCACaattatgaaaactttttaaaatgaattttttaaCGTCAAATAGTAGGTTATATTCaattagaattggagtttgtcgataacaatttactttaattttgaataggctttttttattatacagccgtagtaccgctctctaaccggccagtaacatttttccgctctgtaaaattaattatttgttaaatcgtaacaatttagtcgATTCCAATATAGAATCCTCTTTATTCTTCTGCAAATCtatggctggagctcttcatAATGAGATtctaaccgattttttatgtgcagctatcgtcccataaccACTGGGAcgaaaatcggcttacgctattcaTATATAAGATGACAGCTTTACAACAAAATGATATTAGTGATAAGCAACGTTGAGAAACAGAATCGTGAATATCTTTcttataagtttttatgttatacgttcggtagttttataaaattacttctaTGAATCACTCTTGGTGGCCGTCTCGTTTTACAAATCTTGTTTACGTCCACGTGTAGCACGTGTTGCCTTTCATTTTATGTGACGGCACGATTTTAACAGTTTTACCAGCTTAATTTACGTTTgtcttttatcaatatatattttttaaataagaaagatGATGGGTCGAATTTAATCTGTaaaaaatgagatttttttttttaaataaatcatattttctattatatattattaatacagagattatttttgtttgtttaataagcgatgttgttaaatataaattatttgaaaatataatcttttttatctatatttgacTTTTACctgttccatttaaaaaaatcaaaaactgcAATTTCTTCAACAATTTTATCCCACAGTTGctaaaaacaagttttttttttcattattaaaaaataccccgctgaaaataaaaatcgaatagTTAATCTATTTaatcctttatttaaatagattctCCTTAGAAGGAAACTTCTTCGATTAGGATTTAGAATGGTATATGGTCTAGAATTATAAACGAGATTATTCTTTTCAGGTCGTCAGTTCAAGGCACACAAAGTGATCCTCGCAGCTTGCAGCAAACATTTTCAGGAGTTATTCGACACTGCACCGCCGAGCCATGCAGGCGCTTGCTATGTGTTCCTCGAGGCCACCACTGCAGATAACATGCAGGCCCTCCTCGAATTCATGTACAAAGGAGAAGTGCACGTCAGTCAAGACGCACTCTCCAGCTTCCTTAAGAGtggggaaaatttacaggtacTACAAACTTACCTTAAGACTACATCTTAGGGGTTTTATTGAAGTAGAAACAGTCTGTGAATGTCCGTAAACTGAGCCTGGGCAAAGACTTGCTGAAACCGATGCTGGTTGATACAATtgttttttcttcaccgccgagcgttAGGTTGGTtataagcacttgaaaattcagcggAGCTTGTCTGAGTATGAAACTCAAATATTCGGCTAAAGTTGACATTTTATAACGATTGCCATATAGTGTCAATGAAAAATCTTAAACAAGAATAAAATTTCGTGACATGGGCTTAAATTTACATTCATTTAACTTACAGGTTAAGGGACTTTCTATGGAGATGTCCAATGACGCTTGGGTGAAACAACAGACTCAACAAGCAACAGAACGTCACCAGACTCGCGTAAAGACGAGTCCGGTGTCCGGTTCTGGAAACTGCGAGGTCCAGGATTCGGCCCCGCCGCAGACGCACACGGCCACATTCGCGCCGATCATGCCGCAATACGGAATGCCATTACATAGTGGTAGCGGCAGCATGGGCCGTTATGCCCCGCCAGCCCACCTGCCAATACATTCGACTTCGCACCGCAGACCGCCTCCGCCGAAACCCTCACCGTCTCAGAGTCCACACGCAAGGAATTACAGGTACGagaacatacataatatatattattgcttatatCAAAGTTTTACACAAAACAGTTCTAAGAGCTGTGAAAAATGTTGCAGATTTTGTTTAAACCagttctactaacaaattgtcgCTTTATCGTGATTGAAACGAGACGTTATCGTTGCCGTTCAGCCATTTTCCTATCCTACTAACACAACGATCATATTGCGGTTCGttcgaagttggatcggaacATAATTGGGATCGTAcgataaataagtagaattcgCCCTCAGTTATGATTAAACTGAGTTTAATTTTTGTGAAAAATAGTCAAAGTTAGTAGGACTGAACTCGGGAACGTTTCATCACCGTTATGTTTTAGTAGAATTGAACCAGGATGTCAAAACATTGAGTTAATTGGTTTGTTGTTTTGTTGCAACACATTAGTTTTAACGTGGaagtttaataacaataattactatttaattatccttgtattaggttttttttttaaatgtaatattaatttatgtaatgtaattcatTTGAATCATTTCATCTTGTTCAtcctttttagtttttttttttcacgtttaatttaatttcgttttgaGGGCGTTGTGATTGTGAGGAATCTTAGTAAAcattataactaaaattcataattttctGTGAAacgatacatttattaataacatggaATTAGTATcctataatatgattttacaatatgattattgtaaaacattatAGGCAAAGCTCATCATCTTCGCATTGCGGCAGCGTCGCTGATGAACCAGACACGCGTTCATCACCCGGCGCAGGCACGAGATACGAAGAAACACAACCAGATTGCACGTCTACTCACGCAAACCCGATAAAGAATAATGGATACGAAAGAGCCGCCTCAACTAATGAAGAAATGATGGAACGCCTGCCTAATGACCAGGGAGCTGAAGGTTAGTTCCattgtttttaaagattttttaccatttttacaAGTCTATTGTAAATGTTTAGCTTcaaaagtacaatattttttggaGAATTAGTAGCTGCTGACCCCTTAAAGCtgcttttgatttaaatatcagTAACAAATAACATTGtgttgtaagtaaaaaaaaatcaagttatatgaatattataaaaatcttaaaaaacaattagtagtattattgatatttacgtTTTCACTTTCACTTCCATCACTTCAGATTTACGTGTAAAAAGTGAAAATGACTACCACGCTAGCGGCTATAACAACTCACCACCGCCAGCAGTACCGATACCCACGACGAACTACCACGACAAGCCACACGAGACATCACCCGTACCGCCCAAACCCAGCCCCGACACCTGGCCGACGAAACTGATTACGAGCAAATCTGGAGGAATCGCGACTGCTGACGGttagaacaatttttttttctaataacttCAGATTATTGGGCTTTGCAACTAGTCTTTGGGgctgttttaaaatttagagaTGTGAATTCTTGATTTTGCTATATTCACTCAATATCTCATTAATGTCAAAGAGGAAAAATCCgttttagatttagatttaaaatttttaaaatcaaaatttctggaaattatttcattattatcataatataatataatataatgtaaaacgtCATCGTCACttaaactataaaaactatattttaaaaatattaataatgtctaTAAAATACACTTTTCGATGATCATTCTGGAAATTAACAAGAAAAGATGATTTCCTTGTAATGTTATATTGATGCTGATATTAATTGAATGTTCATAAAATTtcaggaaaaaaattaaagtgccCATACTGCGAGAGACTCTACGGATACGAGACGAATCTGCGAGCTCACATTCGGCAACGGCATCAGGGAATTCGGGTGCCGTGCCCGCACTGTTCGCGCACGTTCACGCGCAACAACACGGTGCGACGCCACATTGCTCGCGAGCATCGCCACCAGGTCACTCCGCACCTATCCCAAGGCCCACTTCCTAATCATACGCAGTAAAtctattgtgtttttatattttataaaacttttatcaacCGAACTACCTCTGCTCTTTCCGACGCACGCGGGTCATCTTTATTcgaattttacaaaaacttaGCGATAGGCTGACGTAAAGTTCTATGAACTGTCAAATTTATATGTCAATGAAATTGACAGTTCATTGGAGGTTGTGTcctaattttaatgttataatcgTGGTCACCCGCGCTGCGTCATTATTCTTTGTAACTTgcgtac comes from Vanessa atalanta chromosome 3, ilVanAtal1.2, whole genome shotgun sequence and encodes:
- the LOC125077102 gene encoding zinc finger protein chinmo isoform X3, whose product is MESRAGIRGGPGMDSQQQQYCLKWNSFGSNLATSFANLWNSESLADVTLYCEGRQFKAHKVILAACSKHFQELFDTAPPSHAGACYVFLEATTADNMQALLEFMYKGEVHVSQDALSSFLKSGENLQVKGLSMEMSNDAWVKQQTQQATERHQTRVKTSPVSGSGNCEVQDSAPPQTHTATFAPIMPQYGMPLHSGSGSMGRYAPPAHLPIHSTSHRRPPPPKPSPSQSPHARNYSVADEPDTRSSPGAGTRYEETQPDCTSTHANPIKNNGYERAASTNEEMMERLPNDQGAEDLRVKSENDYHASGYNNSPPPAVPIPTTNYHDKPHETSPVPPKPSPDTWPTKLITSKSGGIATADGKKLKCPYCERLYGYETNLRAHIRQRHQGIRVPCPHCSRTFTRNNTVRRHIAREHRHQVTPHLSQGPLPNHTQ
- the LOC125077102 gene encoding zinc finger protein chinmo isoform X1, producing MESRAGIRGGPGMDSQQQQYCLKWNSFGSNLATSFANLWNSESLADVTLYCEGRQFKAHKVILAACSKHFQELFDTAPPSHAGACYVFLEATTADNMQALLEFMYKGEVHVSQDALSSFLKSGENLQVKGLSMEMSNDAWVKQQTQQATERHQTRVKTSPVSGSGNCEVQDSAPPQTHTATFAPIMPQYGMPLHSGSGSMGRYAPPAHLPIHSTSHRRPPPPKPSPSQSPHARNYRQSSSSSHCGSVADEPDTRSSPGAGTRYEETQPDCTSTHANPIKNNGYERAASTNEEMMERLPNDQGAEDLRVKSENDYHASGYNNSPPPAVPIPTTNYHDKPHETSPVPPKPSPDTWPTKLITSKSGGIATADGKKLKCPYCERLYGYETNLRAHIRQRHQGIRVPCPHCSRTFTRNNTVRRHIAREHRHQVTPHLSQGPLPNHTQ
- the LOC125077102 gene encoding zinc finger protein chinmo isoform X2; amino-acid sequence: MAGIRGGPGMDSQQQQYCLKWNSFGSNLATSFANLWNSESLADVTLYCEGRQFKAHKVILAACSKHFQELFDTAPPSHAGACYVFLEATTADNMQALLEFMYKGEVHVSQDALSSFLKSGENLQVKGLSMEMSNDAWVKQQTQQATERHQTRVKTSPVSGSGNCEVQDSAPPQTHTATFAPIMPQYGMPLHSGSGSMGRYAPPAHLPIHSTSHRRPPPPKPSPSQSPHARNYRQSSSSSHCGSVADEPDTRSSPGAGTRYEETQPDCTSTHANPIKNNGYERAASTNEEMMERLPNDQGAEDLRVKSENDYHASGYNNSPPPAVPIPTTNYHDKPHETSPVPPKPSPDTWPTKLITSKSGGIATADGKKLKCPYCERLYGYETNLRAHIRQRHQGIRVPCPHCSRTFTRNNTVRRHIAREHRHQVTPHLSQGPLPNHTQ